Proteins from a single region of Anaerolineae bacterium:
- a CDS encoding TrpB-like pyridoxal phosphate-dependent enzyme, whose protein sequence is MPDKKHVKYVLTEDQLPRAWYNIVPDLPVPPAPVLHPATRQPVGPDDLAPLFPMALILQEVSTERYIEIPEPVRDIYRQWRPSPLFRARRLEQALDTPARIYYKYEGASPVGSHKPNTAIAQAFYNREEGIRKIATETGAGQWGSSLAMAGAMFGIEVEVFMVKVSYHQKPYRRSLMETFGAKVHASPTNLTDAGRKILAEDPDSPGSLGIAISEAVEVAAKNPDTKYSLGSVLNHVLLHQTVVGEEALLQMALADDYPDIVIGCAGGGSNMAGLLFPFIREHLTNGRRARFLAVEPMACPSMTKGVYAYDFGDTVQMTPLVKMYTLGHGFVPAGIHAGGLRYHGMAPLVSLLHEQGIIEAVAYHQNPVFEAAVTFTRAEGITPAPESAHAVRAAIDQALEAKAEGKERVILFNLSGHGFFDMSSYQAYLNGELEDYEYPVEEVQRAQASLPQIPVATIG, encoded by the coding sequence ATGCCTGACAAGAAGCACGTCAAATACGTCCTGACCGAAGACCAGCTCCCGCGGGCATGGTACAACATTGTCCCCGACCTGCCCGTACCACCCGCCCCTGTCCTGCATCCTGCCACCCGCCAGCCGGTCGGCCCGGATGACCTGGCCCCGCTCTTCCCGATGGCGCTGATCCTGCAAGAAGTCAGCACCGAGCGTTACATCGAAATCCCGGAGCCAGTGCGGGACATTTATCGTCAGTGGCGGCCATCGCCGCTGTTCCGCGCCCGGCGGCTGGAACAGGCGCTGGATACCCCCGCCCGCATCTACTACAAGTACGAGGGCGCCAGCCCGGTTGGCAGCCACAAACCCAACACGGCCATTGCCCAGGCCTTCTATAACCGTGAGGAAGGCATCCGCAAGATCGCTACCGAAACCGGCGCGGGCCAGTGGGGATCATCGCTGGCGATGGCCGGGGCCATGTTCGGGATCGAGGTTGAGGTTTTCATGGTCAAGGTCAGCTACCATCAGAAGCCCTACCGCCGCAGTCTGATGGAAACCTTCGGCGCGAAAGTCCATGCCAGCCCCACGAACCTGACCGATGCCGGGCGCAAGATCCTGGCGGAAGACCCCGATAGCCCCGGCAGCCTGGGCATTGCCATCAGCGAGGCGGTAGAAGTCGCCGCCAAGAACCCCGACACCAAGTACAGTCTGGGCAGCGTACTCAATCATGTGCTGCTGCACCAGACGGTCGTCGGCGAGGAGGCCCTGCTACAGATGGCCCTGGCTGACGATTACCCGGACATCGTGATTGGTTGCGCCGGTGGCGGCAGCAACATGGCCGGGTTGCTCTTCCCGTTCATCCGGGAGCATCTGACCAACGGCCGCCGGGCGCGTTTCCTGGCTGTTGAGCCGATGGCCTGCCCCAGCATGACCAAGGGCGTCTACGCCTACGACTTCGGCGACACCGTGCAGATGACGCCACTGGTCAAGATGTACACTCTTGGCCATGGCTTTGTCCCGGCGGGCATCCACGCTGGTGGCCTGCGCTATCACGGCATGGCCCCGCTGGTCAGCCTGTTGCACGAACAGGGCATCATCGAGGCCGTCGCTTACCACCAGAACCCGGTCTTTGAGGCGGCGGTGACCTTCACCCGCGCCGAGGGCATCACGCCCGCCCCGGAGAGCGCTCATGCCGTCCGCGCCGCCATCGATCAGGCGCTGGAAGCGAAGGCTGAGGGCAAGGAGCGCGTGATTCTCTTCAACCTGAGCGGGCATGGCTTCTTCGACATGTCGTCCTACCAGGCCTATCTCAACGGCGAACTGGAAGACTATGAATACCCGGTTGAGGAAGTCCAGCGGGCGCAGGCCAGCCTGCCGCAGATCCCGGTAGCGACCATCGGCTGA
- a CDS encoding 2-oxo acid dehydrogenase subunit E2: protein MAETIQMPKLGFDMAEGTLVRWVKKVGDPINKGDVIAEIETDKATIEIETTASGTILKHLVNEGDVVPVGTDIALVGEPGEATAGAAPAARPTPEVAPEPAPAEAPAAAPTQPAVAVQVKAGDGQLPGGVKASPLARRIARDKGLDLSQIPGSGPGGRIVRRDVEGFAPVQAPAALPKAAPAPVTAPAVAPAAAPSAAPVTPPPSFGPLPEGPDIEVIPTSKLRGRIGRRMVEAKQQVPHFYVTTEMDVEALLKLRQQLNASLEEGAAKISVNDMIVKATALTLRKFPNLNSHFYGDRIVRHKRIHIGIAVALEEGLINVVARDADRTALGTMAAQNKDMVARARDGKVKPEEIEGATFTISNLGPYDVDQFIAIINPPEAGILAIGAAKQVPVVQPDGTLGVSWRMKVTISVDHRISDGAEAARFLQEMKKLIENPMSLLI from the coding sequence ATGGCCGAAACCATTCAGATGCCCAAGCTGGGCTTTGACATGGCAGAAGGTACGCTGGTGCGCTGGGTGAAGAAGGTCGGCGATCCGATCAACAAGGGTGATGTCATCGCTGAGATCGAGACGGACAAAGCCACCATCGAGATCGAAACCACCGCCTCCGGCACCATCCTCAAGCACCTGGTCAACGAAGGTGACGTTGTCCCGGTCGGCACGGATATCGCCCTGGTCGGCGAGCCTGGCGAAGCGACGGCAGGCGCCGCCCCTGCCGCCAGGCCAACCCCTGAAGTAGCGCCCGAACCTGCCCCGGCGGAAGCTCCTGCCGCGGCCCCGACTCAACCCGCTGTAGCGGTGCAGGTGAAAGCAGGCGACGGCCAACTGCCCGGCGGCGTCAAGGCCAGCCCGCTGGCCCGCCGCATCGCCAGGGATAAAGGTCTTGACCTCAGCCAGATTCCGGGCAGCGGCCCCGGCGGACGGATCGTCCGGCGTGATGTTGAAGGGTTCGCACCCGTGCAGGCTCCCGCTGCCCTGCCGAAGGCTGCTCCCGCACCGGTAACGGCGCCCGCAGTGGCGCCCGCAGCCGCGCCTTCCGCCGCCCCGGTCACACCGCCGCCATCTTTCGGCCCCCTGCCGGAAGGCCCCGATATCGAGGTCATCCCGACCAGCAAACTGCGCGGTCGCATTGGACGGCGCATGGTCGAAGCCAAGCAGCAGGTTCCACACTTCTATGTCACCACAGAGATGGACGTCGAGGCGCTGCTCAAGCTGCGCCAGCAGCTTAACGCCAGTCTGGAGGAAGGCGCAGCCAAGATCAGCGTCAACGACATGATCGTCAAAGCGACCGCCCTGACGCTGCGCAAGTTCCCCAACCTCAACAGCCACTTCTACGGCGACCGGATCGTCCGCCACAAGCGCATCCATATCGGTATTGCTGTTGCGCTGGAGGAGGGTCTGATCAACGTCGTCGCCCGCGACGCCGACCGAACCGCCCTGGGCACCATGGCCGCCCAGAACAAGGACATGGTCGCCCGTGCCCGCGATGGCAAGGTCAAACCAGAAGAGATCGAAGGCGCCACCTTCACCATCAGCAATCTGGGGCCGTATGACGTCGACCAGTTCATCGCCATCATTAACCCGCCGGAGGCCGGCATCCTGGCCATTGGTGCGGCCAAACAGGTGCCGGTCGTGCAGCCTGATGGAACGCTTGGCGTCAGCTGGCGCATGAAGGTCACCATTAGCGTTGATCATCGCATCAGCGACGGCGCAGAGGCGGCCCGTTTCCTGCAAGAAATGAAGAAGCTGATCGAGAATCCGATGAGCCTGCTGATCTAA
- a CDS encoding alpha-ketoacid dehydrogenase subunit beta, with translation MTEKIITIREALSSALREEMLRDERVFIMGEEVGVWGGTYAVTRGFLDEFGARRVRDTPISEMVIAGAAVGAAMAGLRPVAEIMTINFAFVAMDAIVNHMAKVRYMFNGQFTVPLVIRTTTGGGKQLAATHSHAPEVIFAHFPGMYVAVPGTAYDAKGMLKAAIRDDNPVLFVEHSTMLQRRSPVPVDDPDFLLPIGKSDIKRTGKDVTIVTYQKGLEWSTQAAEMLAQEGIEAEIIDLRWLRPLDLEPVFESVKKTNRAVIVEESLPMFNVGAEVAAQLQEQVFDYLDAPVRRVSAMDQPLPYAANIELMALPDAQKVVKAVKEVL, from the coding sequence ATGACCGAGAAAATCATCACCATCCGTGAGGCGCTCAGCAGCGCCCTACGGGAAGAGATGCTGCGTGACGAGCGTGTCTTTATCATGGGCGAGGAAGTCGGCGTCTGGGGCGGCACTTATGCGGTGACCCGCGGCTTCCTGGACGAGTTTGGCGCCCGCCGCGTGCGCGATACACCCATCTCCGAGATGGTCATCGCCGGGGCTGCTGTTGGCGCGGCGATGGCTGGTCTGCGCCCGGTCGCCGAGATCATGACCATCAACTTCGCCTTTGTCGCCATGGACGCCATCGTCAACCACATGGCCAAGGTGCGTTACATGTTCAATGGCCAGTTCACTGTCCCCCTAGTTATCCGGACGACAACCGGCGGCGGCAAGCAACTCGCCGCCACCCACTCCCATGCGCCGGAGGTGATCTTCGCTCACTTCCCCGGCATGTATGTGGCTGTGCCGGGCACAGCCTACGACGCCAAAGGGATGCTCAAGGCCGCCATCCGTGATGACAACCCGGTACTATTTGTGGAGCATTCAACCATGCTCCAGCGCCGCAGCCCTGTCCCTGTGGACGACCCGGATTTCCTTCTGCCGATCGGCAAGAGCGACATCAAGCGCACTGGCAAAGATGTCACCATCGTGACTTACCAGAAGGGCTTGGAATGGTCGACGCAGGCGGCGGAGATGCTGGCCCAGGAAGGCATCGAAGCGGAGATCATCGACCTGCGCTGGTTGCGCCCCCTGGACCTGGAGCCGGTCTTTGAGAGTGTCAAAAAGACCAACCGGGCGGTCATTGTGGAAGAATCGCTGCCGATGTTCAATGTCGGCGCGGAAGTAGCGGCCCAGTTACAGGAGCAGGTCTTTGACTACCTGGATGCGCCGGTCAGGCGCGTCAGCGCCATGGATCAGCCGCTGCCCTACGCCGCTAACATCGAGCTGATGGCCCTGCCCGACGCGCAGAAAGTCGTCAAAGCTGTGAAAGAGGTGCTCTAA
- the pdhA gene encoding pyruvate dehydrogenase (acetyl-transferring) E1 component subunit alpha — MAAPKKDTLIDWYRQMVLIRRFEEKCAELYQQGKIGGFLHLYIGQEATGVGVVSALRDHDHIITAYRDHGIALAKGMEPRRVMAEMLGKRTGTSGGKGGSMHLADREKRFWGGHGIVGGHLPLAAGIALKARYLEQDEVVVALMGDGATNIGYFHESLNLSAVWDLPVVWLIENNGYGMGTAVERASGQPELVKRAIAYGMREGPRVDGMDVLAVHEAVSEAIAYAAKHGPILMESLTYRFEGHSMGDPQRYRSKDEVARYAEGDPIGHFRTYLDGKFKNVLPELDEIEREVQATIAEAVEFAENSPEPTYEDLVSFVYA, encoded by the coding sequence ATGGCAGCACCAAAAAAGGACACCCTGATAGACTGGTACCGCCAGATGGTACTGATCCGGCGGTTCGAGGAGAAGTGCGCTGAACTCTATCAGCAGGGCAAGATCGGCGGTTTCCTTCACCTGTACATCGGCCAGGAAGCGACCGGGGTCGGCGTCGTCAGCGCCCTGCGCGACCATGACCATATCATTACTGCTTACCGCGATCATGGCATCGCCCTGGCCAAGGGCATGGAGCCAAGGCGCGTGATGGCCGAGATGCTCGGCAAGCGCACCGGCACCAGCGGCGGCAAGGGCGGCTCCATGCACCTGGCTGACCGCGAGAAGCGCTTCTGGGGTGGGCATGGCATCGTCGGCGGGCACCTGCCGCTGGCCGCCGGGATTGCCCTGAAGGCCCGCTACCTGGAGCAGGACGAGGTCGTGGTCGCCCTGATGGGCGACGGCGCAACCAACATCGGTTACTTCCACGAATCGCTCAACCTGAGCGCGGTGTGGGACCTGCCCGTCGTCTGGCTGATCGAGAACAACGGCTATGGCATGGGCACCGCTGTTGAACGCGCCTCCGGCCAACCGGAGCTGGTCAAGCGGGCCATCGCCTACGGCATGCGGGAAGGACCGCGCGTCGACGGCATGGATGTGCTGGCCGTCCATGAGGCCGTCAGCGAGGCCATCGCCTACGCTGCCAAACATGGCCCGATCCTGATGGAATCGCTGACCTACCGCTTTGAGGGCCACAGCATGGGCGATCCGCAGCGCTATCGTAGCAAGGATGAGGTTGCCCGCTACGCTGAAGGCGATCCCATCGGGCACTTCCGCACTTACCTGGACGGCAAGTTCAAGAACGTGCTCCCTGAGCTGGACGAGATCGAGCGCGAAGTCCAGGCCACGATCGCCGAAGCGGTAGAATTTGCTGAGAACAGCCCCGAGCCGACCTACGAAGACCTGGTCAGCTTTGTGTACGCATAA
- a CDS encoding MerR family transcriptional regulator, which produces MTQPAPGHPYSQPSDEPLYNIGVVSRMTAIPVATLRVWERRYNFPESSRTTGGHRLYSEREVMRLRWVKARIDEGMQTGRAIGALRHLEQQDRLPEPPFSALGRPAPATAPALQTEIGATASGSLESFRSRLTEALLAHNLDAASLALADALALYALERVVLEMVGPALVAIGQAWHDGQINVATEHLASNFLRNRLLQWMTSGPAPQRIPPVVLACAPDEWHESSLLMFGVLLRRRGWPVAYLGQALPLPDLASFVAETRPDVIILVAMTAETAARLLDWPRHLPEAQAHGKPIVGFAGAIFERDPAWQQRMPGMYLGDTLEAGVETLDHLLRGLYHLPA; this is translated from the coding sequence ATGACCCAGCCAGCCCCAGGACATCCGTACTCCCAGCCTAGTGACGAGCCGCTCTACAACATCGGCGTGGTCTCGCGTATGACCGCCATCCCCGTTGCTACCCTGCGCGTCTGGGAGCGCCGCTACAACTTCCCGGAATCCTCGCGCACTACCGGCGGTCACCGCCTGTATTCCGAACGCGAGGTCATGCGCCTGCGCTGGGTCAAGGCGCGCATCGACGAAGGGATGCAGACCGGCCGCGCCATCGGCGCCCTGCGCCACCTGGAGCAGCAGGATCGTCTGCCGGAGCCGCCCTTCAGTGCGCTTGGCCGCCCGGCGCCGGCTACCGCCCCTGCCTTGCAGACCGAGATTGGCGCCACAGCCAGCGGTTCGCTGGAATCGTTCCGGTCGCGGCTGACCGAAGCTCTGCTGGCCCACAACCTGGACGCAGCCAGCCTGGCCCTGGCCGACGCGCTGGCCCTCTACGCTCTGGAACGAGTCGTGCTGGAGATGGTTGGGCCAGCGCTGGTCGCCATTGGACAGGCCTGGCACGACGGCCAGATCAACGTCGCCACCGAGCACCTGGCCTCCAACTTCCTGCGCAATCGGTTGTTACAGTGGATGACCAGCGGCCCGGCGCCGCAGCGCATCCCGCCGGTCGTCCTGGCCTGTGCGCCGGATGAATGGCACGAAAGCTCGCTGCTGATGTTCGGCGTGCTGCTACGCCGCCGCGGCTGGCCAGTAGCCTATCTGGGCCAGGCGCTGCCGCTGCCAGACCTGGCCAGCTTCGTCGCCGAAACCCGGCCCGATGTCATCATCCTGGTTGCCATGACCGCGGAAACCGCTGCCCGCTTGCTGGATTGGCCTCGCCACCTTCCGGAGGCACAGGCGCATGGCAAGCCGATCGTCGGCTTTGCCGGAGCAATCTTTGAACGGGACCCGGCCTGGCAACAGCGGATGCCCGGCATGTATCTGGGCGACACGCTGGAAGCTGGCGTCGAGACCCTGGATCACCTACTGCGCGGTCTGTACCACCTGCCAGCTTGA
- a CDS encoding TIGR01777 family protein, producing MRVIITGGTGLIGRALARSLSADGHEVILLSRSPGNAINLPPGVRAVYWDGRTAEGWGELVEDAGAVINLAGETIGGNGLLDVRWTPGRKRRILESRVNAGRAVTEAIRAAENKPGVLIQMSGVGYYGTHEDERQITESAPVGKDFLASVCIAWEDSTKAVERMGVRRVITRTAPALSRRGGPLPRQMIPFRFFVGGPIGSGRQWFPWIHLTDLVRAIRFLIDTEEAKGVFNVCAPEPVTNAEFSRALGKAMHRPLFLPLPAFAFKLAFGEAATVLLEGQRVIPARLQEMGFTFNFPTVESALKDLIG from the coding sequence ATGCGGGTGATTATCACGGGTGGGACGGGCCTGATTGGCCGCGCACTGGCCAGATCGTTGAGCGCCGATGGGCATGAGGTGATCCTGTTGAGCCGCAGTCCCGGTAATGCGATTAATTTGCCTCCGGGCGTGCGGGCAGTCTACTGGGATGGGCGCACCGCCGAAGGTTGGGGTGAGCTGGTTGAGGACGCGGGGGCGGTGATCAACCTGGCTGGCGAGACGATCGGCGGCAATGGCCTGCTGGATGTACGCTGGACGCCGGGCCGCAAGCGCCGCATCCTGGAGAGCAGGGTCAACGCCGGGCGGGCCGTGACCGAGGCGATCCGCGCCGCTGAGAACAAGCCCGGCGTGCTGATCCAGATGTCCGGTGTGGGCTACTATGGCACGCACGAGGACGAGCGCCAGATCACGGAGAGCGCGCCGGTTGGCAAGGATTTCCTGGCCAGTGTCTGCATCGCCTGGGAAGACTCTACCAAGGCGGTGGAACGGATGGGCGTTCGCCGGGTGATTACGCGCACTGCTCCTGCCCTCAGCCGGCGGGGCGGCCCCCTGCCACGCCAGATGATCCCCTTCCGTTTCTTCGTCGGCGGGCCGATCGGCAGCGGCAGACAATGGTTCCCCTGGATTCACCTCACTGATCTGGTGCGGGCAATCCGCTTTCTGATCGATACGGAAGAAGCGAAGGGCGTCTTTAATGTCTGTGCGCCTGAGCCGGTTACCAACGCGGAATTCAGCAGGGCGCTGGGCAAAGCGATGCACCGCCCGTTGTTCCTGCCGCTGCCTGCCTTCGCCTTCAAGCTGGCTTTCGGCGAGGCGGCGACAGTCCTGCTGGAAGGCCAGCGGGTGATCCCGGCCCGGCTGCAGGAGATGGGTTTCACCTTCAACTTCCCGACGGTGGAGAGCGCGCTGAAGGACCTGATCGGATGA
- a CDS encoding FAD-dependent oxidoreductase produces MRRIVIIGAGVGGLTAAAVLTRAGLDVTVLEAHVDPGGCAATFFHKGYRFEAGATLAGGFYPGGPMDMVAQAAGIPAWPARSYSPAMVVHLPDGAAVPRPTDGTQRAAYREVFGPAGDAFWNWQEHTADALWALALRLPPWPPQMPVEAFDLIGHGLSWLGADLRAHLRPALLADAFRSVAAHLRDAPERLRLFVDAQLLISAQATSATANALYGASALDLPRRGVVHLEGGIGRIAEELAAAVRRNGGQVLYRQEATRIVRAKGRPIAVETKRGESFPAEVVIANLTPWNIRALLAGEDDSHLPDRLRRLPPQPRDGWGAFVVYAGLDGAVVPVDLPLHHQVILREPLGEGNTAFLSLSPAWDEGRAPAGRRALTISTHTRLADWWRLYETDREAYEARKEAYVGRLLEAAGRVLPGIREAADLVLPGTPMTFERFTRRAWGWVGGFPQVNLFRAWGPRLAPALWMVGDSIFPGQSTAAVALGGLRVARMLLREGERVVETDRLPGPVSFG; encoded by the coding sequence ATGCGCCGTATTGTGATCATTGGGGCGGGGGTTGGCGGTTTAACGGCTGCCGCTGTGCTGACCCGCGCCGGGCTGGATGTGACGGTACTGGAAGCGCACGTTGATCCGGGCGGGTGCGCCGCGACCTTCTTCCACAAAGGCTACCGCTTTGAGGCCGGCGCGACGCTGGCCGGAGGCTTTTACCCTGGCGGGCCGATGGATATGGTGGCCCAAGCAGCGGGGATTCCTGCCTGGCCGGCCCGCAGCTACAGCCCGGCGATGGTGGTTCACCTGCCGGATGGCGCTGCCGTGCCTCGCCCGACTGATGGCACACAGCGCGCGGCTTACCGGGAGGTTTTCGGCCCGGCAGGTGATGCCTTCTGGAATTGGCAGGAGCACACCGCTGACGCCCTGTGGGCGCTGGCTCTGCGCCTTCCCCCCTGGCCGCCCCAGATGCCCGTCGAGGCGTTTGATCTGATCGGGCACGGCCTGAGCTGGTTGGGTGCTGATCTGCGCGCCCACCTGCGCCCGGCGCTGCTGGCTGATGCGTTTCGGTCGGTGGCGGCCCATTTGCGCGACGCACCGGAACGGTTGCGGCTGTTTGTCGACGCCCAGTTGTTGATCTCCGCCCAGGCGACCAGCGCCACAGCAAACGCCCTCTATGGTGCGTCGGCCCTGGATTTGCCGCGCCGGGGAGTAGTGCATCTGGAAGGCGGCATCGGGCGCATTGCTGAGGAGCTGGCTGCCGCCGTCCGGCGCAACGGCGGACAGGTGCTCTACCGCCAAGAAGCGACCCGCATCGTCCGCGCAAAGGGCCGCCCGATCGCGGTGGAGACAAAGCGGGGCGAGTCCTTCCCGGCTGAGGTGGTGATCGCCAACCTGACGCCATGGAACATCAGGGCGCTACTGGCTGGTGAGGATGATAGCCATCTGCCTGATCGGCTGCGGCGCTTGCCGCCGCAACCGCGTGACGGCTGGGGCGCGTTTGTTGTCTACGCCGGGCTGGATGGTGCGGTGGTGCCTGTCGATCTGCCGCTCCACCATCAGGTGATCCTGCGTGAACCACTGGGCGAGGGCAACACGGCCTTTCTTTCGCTCAGCCCGGCCTGGGATGAAGGGCGCGCACCCGCGGGCCGCCGCGCTCTGACGATCAGCACCCACACACGCCTGGCCGACTGGTGGCGGCTGTACGAGACCGACCGGGAAGCCTACGAGGCCCGCAAGGAGGCGTATGTTGGGCGTCTGCTGGAAGCCGCTGGGCGTGTCCTTCCGGGAATCCGGGAGGCGGCAGACCTGGTCCTGCCGGGCACGCCGATGACTTTTGAGCGGTTCACCCGGCGTGCCTGGGGGTGGGTGGGCGGCTTCCCGCAGGTCAACTTATTCCGGGCGTGGGGGCCACGCCTGGCACCGGCGCTGTGGATGGTCGGCGATAGTATCTTTCCGGGGCAGTCGACGGCGGCGGTGGCGCTGGGTGGGCTGCGCGTGGCGCGGATGCTCCTGCGCGAAGGGGAGCGGGTGGTGGAGACCGATCGGCTGCCTGGGCCGGTGTCTTTCGGGTAA
- a CDS encoding L-lactate dehydrogenase translates to MKVGIVGSGFVGATAAYAMVVQGVAREIVLIDLNTARAKAEADDIAHATPFTHPTHVYAGDYADLAGSQVVVICAGVNQKPGETRLELLERNAAVFRSIIPRILTHAPNAVLLVTTNPVDVMTHLAARYAAAHGVPSSRVIGSGTVLDTGRFQAMLGRYLDVDPHHIHGYVLGEHGDSEVIAWSSVRVGSLALDDFNRKRGIVLDAAIRNEITHRVRDAAYSIIEGKGATYYGIGAALAEIVDVILGNRRSIMTVCSPVPEVVGVRDVTVSLPHLVGGSGVMATFPPVLDEEECELLRRSATIIREAIAELDQATSDRQAEGGKDGAPAA, encoded by the coding sequence ATGAAAGTCGGGATTGTTGGCAGTGGTTTTGTTGGGGCGACAGCGGCCTACGCCATGGTCGTGCAGGGCGTGGCCCGCGAGATTGTCCTGATCGATCTGAACACGGCTCGCGCCAAGGCGGAAGCGGATGATATCGCCCACGCTACGCCGTTCACTCATCCCACGCATGTCTACGCCGGGGACTATGCCGACCTGGCCGGGAGCCAGGTGGTGGTTATCTGCGCCGGGGTGAATCAAAAACCTGGCGAGACACGCCTGGAACTTCTGGAGCGCAACGCGGCGGTCTTCCGTTCGATCATCCCGCGCATCCTGACCCACGCACCGAATGCCGTCCTGCTGGTTACCACTAACCCGGTGGATGTGATGACTCATCTGGCGGCGCGCTACGCAGCGGCGCACGGCGTGCCCTCCAGCCGGGTGATCGGTTCCGGGACGGTGCTGGATACTGGGCGTTTCCAGGCTATGCTGGGGCGTTATCTGGACGTTGATCCGCACCATATTCACGGGTACGTACTGGGTGAACACGGCGATTCGGAAGTGATCGCCTGGTCGTCGGTGCGGGTAGGCAGCCTGGCACTGGATGACTTCAACCGCAAACGGGGCATCGTGCTGGACGCAGCTATCCGCAACGAGATCACTCATCGCGTGCGGGATGCTGCCTACAGCATCATCGAGGGCAAGGGGGCAACCTATTACGGGATCGGGGCGGCCCTGGCCGAGATTGTGGATGTCATCCTGGGAAATCGCCGTTCAATTATGACCGTGTGCAGCCCTGTGCCGGAGGTCGTCGGTGTCAGGGATGTGACGGTGTCCCTGCCGCATCTGGTAGGCGGGAGTGGGGTGATGGCGACTTTCCCACCGGTGTTGGATGAAGAGGAATGCGAGCTGCTTCGCCGGAGCGCCACGATCATCCGTGAGGCCATTGCTGAACTGGATCAGGCCACCAGCGACCGTCAGGCTGAAGGGGGCAAAGATGGCGCCCCTGCTGCCTGA
- a CDS encoding deoxyribodipyrimidine photo-lyase: MTAAIWWIRRDLRLEDNTALTLALARGRAVLPVFVLDPALLASPYSGEKRLAFLLGGLRALDADLRARGSRLIVRRGRPEAILAVLAEEAGAGEIVAEADYSPYALARDARVAAVLPLTLVEGLTVHPPGAVLKSDGRPYTVFTPFSRTWKAIGLPGHSDLLPAPAHIPTPPAVIGEPLPDMPGQPTGVIFPPGADEARRRLEAFTGGEAAPVYCYRDDRNRLDLDGTSGLSPYLRFGMLSARQAAVRAGEVIAAAPDSAARESAETWLNELIWREFYVHILAQFPFVREISFRESLRAIAWRNEEAAFDAWREGRTGYPVVDAAMRQLLATGWMHNRARMVVASFLTKDLLIDWRWGEQHFMAHLIDGDPAANNGGWQWTAGTGTDAAPYFRIFNPVSQGQKFDPQGEYVRRWVPELARVPAAVIHEPWRMSETEQRAAGCVIGRDYPAPIIDHGRARQRALAAYGGAGALR, translated from the coding sequence ATGACCGCCGCGATCTGGTGGATCCGGCGCGACCTGCGCCTGGAAGATAATACCGCGCTGACGCTGGCGCTGGCGCGGGGGCGGGCGGTGCTGCCGGTCTTTGTACTGGACCCCGCTCTGCTGGCTTCGCCGTATAGCGGGGAGAAACGGCTGGCCTTTCTGCTGGGCGGGCTGCGCGCTCTGGATGCCGATCTGCGGGCGCGGGGCAGCCGCCTGATCGTCCGCCGGGGACGTCCGGAGGCTATTCTGGCGGTGCTGGCGGAGGAAGCGGGCGCGGGAGAGATTGTCGCCGAGGCCGATTACTCGCCTTACGCGCTGGCACGGGATGCCCGTGTTGCCGCGGTCCTGCCGCTGACGCTGGTCGAGGGTCTGACCGTTCACCCACCCGGCGCGGTGCTCAAAAGTGATGGAAGGCCCTATACCGTATTCACCCCGTTCAGCCGGACCTGGAAAGCGATCGGCCTGCCCGGCCATTCTGATCTGCTGCCTGCACCCGCGCATATCCCGACACCGCCCGCTGTGATCGGTGAACCGTTACCCGATATGCCGGGGCAGCCCACCGGCGTGATATTCCCGCCGGGGGCGGACGAAGCCCGCCGACGGTTGGAGGCGTTCACTGGTGGAGAAGCTGCGCCGGTCTACTGCTACCGGGATGACCGCAACCGCCTTGATCTGGACGGTACTTCTGGCCTGTCGCCTTACCTGCGCTTTGGGATGCTTTCCGCGCGGCAGGCTGCTGTCCGCGCCGGGGAGGTGATCGCCGCTGCGCCGGATAGCGCCGCGCGGGAGAGTGCCGAAACCTGGCTGAATGAGCTGATCTGGCGGGAATTCTATGTGCACATTCTGGCGCAGTTCCCCTTTGTGCGGGAGATAAGCTTCCGGGAGTCTCTGAGGGCGATCGCGTGGCGGAATGAAGAGGCTGCCTTTGACGCCTGGCGGGAAGGACGGACGGGCTATCCGGTAGTAGACGCCGCTATGCGCCAGTTGCTGGCGACGGGCTGGATGCACAACCGGGCGCGGATGGTTGTGGCGTCCTTCCTGACCAAAGACCTGCTGATCGACTGGCGCTGGGGCGAACAGCACTTCATGGCTCACCTGATCGACGGCGATCCGGCGGCCAATAACGGCGGTTGGCAGTGGACGGCGGGGACAGGCACAGATGCCGCGCCGTACTTTCGCATCTTCAACCCGGTTAGCCAGGGCCAAAAGTTCGATCCGCAGGGGGAATACGTGCGGCGCTGGGTGCCGGAACTGGCGCGGGTCCCTGCCGCGGTTATCCATGAGCCGTGGCGGATGTCTGAAACTGAGCAACGGGCGGCTGGCTGCGTGATCGGGCGGGATTACCCGGCGCCGATTATCGATCATGGCCGCGCGCGGCAAAGGGCTTTGGCCGCTTATGGCGGGGCCGGGGCGCTACGTTGA